The DNA region CCGAAGACATCTTGGAAGACTGGCTGGGTGGCCGCGCCGATGCCGCCCTCAGCCGTGCTGCCGAACGCCGCTTCGTCCTTGCCCGCGTGCTGCAATCGGTCTTCTCGGGCCTGCGCGCGCGCCCCGACAATCAGGAATTCGCGGAAGAACTCGGCAGACAAACCGCCCTTGTCGAACTTTCCAACATGACCAGCCGGATGCGGGTGCTGGAAACCGTGGTGCAAGCCGCACCTATCCTTGGCCTCTTGGGCACGGTGATCGGCATGATTGACGCCTTCTCGACCCTTGCCGGTGCCGATGGCGCTGTGGACCCGACCCAGCTTGCCGGCGGCATCTGGACCGCGCTGACCACCACCGCCGCCGGTCTGGCCATCGCGCTGATCACCTACTTCATCGCCACTTGGCTCGAAGGGCGGATCGAAAACGAACGCCAGTCCATCGAAACCCTGATCTCTGCGGCGATCCACGGGCGCGTTGACGCCAACACCCCGCAATAGGGCGGCATGTCCAAGACCCGATCAAAGGTTGCGCTGCCCCGGCACACCGGGCGCTACAACTTTGTGTTGACCCCTCTGGCCGACGCGATGTTCCAGCTGTTGATCTTCTTCATGCTGTCCTCAAACCTCGCCCCCTATTCCTTGCTGACCCTCAAAACCGGACTGACTGGCGAAGAGGGCGCACAAAGCACGGGCGAGGCGATCCCGGACGAAATCGCCGAAGCCCCGGCAAATGCCGCCATCTGGACCGTCGACGCCGGACAAGTCACAGCACAGGGCCAGCGCTTTGAACCAGACCAGCTGTCGGCCCTTGCCGCAGCCCTTGCCGCCAATGATGACGCCGCCGTCGTGCTGATCC from Yoonia sp. R2331 includes:
- a CDS encoding MotA/TolQ/ExbB proton channel family protein, translated to MNAPDLSALNTSTLAVFGALAIMSLLAVTVAFFKVFQFARMGVGKGRAAEDILEDWLGGRADAALSRAAERRFVLARVLQSVFSGLRARPDNQEFAEELGRQTALVELSNMTSRMRVLETVVQAAPILGLLGTVIGMIDAFSTLAGADGAVDPTQLAGGIWTALTTTAAGLAIALITYFIATWLEGRIENERQSIETLISAAIHGRVDANTPQ
- a CDS encoding ExbD/TolR family protein; translated protein: MSKTRSKVALPRHTGRYNFVLTPLADAMFQLLIFFMLSSNLAPYSLLTLKTGLTGEEGAQSTGEAIPDEIAEAPANAAIWTVDAGQVTAQGQRFEPDQLSALAAALAANDDAAVVLILRDTAQVQDLSNVLEALTAAGVASVQIAESGGA